A DNA window from Hordeum vulgare subsp. vulgare chromosome 1H, MorexV3_pseudomolecules_assembly, whole genome shotgun sequence contains the following coding sequences:
- the LOC123450515 gene encoding ABC transporter F family member 4-like, translating into MSRKNASSAVGKKEKPPSVSAMLASMDKPAPNARPAPKPKSSKPSKAPPASSSYMGDIDLPPSDEEEDEADIAAVTAKAKAKAKPARATVDLNALAPSDKDAKKKDKREMMAAVAAEAAKREALRDDRDAFSVVIGARVPGSAADGDAAVDGNIKDIVLDNFSVSARGKELLKGASLRISHGRRYGLVGPNGMGKSTLLKLLSWRQVPVPKNIDVLLVEQEIVGDDRSATDAVVAANEELTALRAEQAKLEASNDPDDSEKLAEVYEKLNLCDSDAARARASKILAGLGFDQAMQARSTKSFSGGWRMRISLARALFMQPTLLLLDEPTNHLDLRAVLWLEQYLCSQWKKTLIVVSHDRDFLNTVCNDIIHLHDKSLHVYRGNFDDFESGYEQKRKEMNKKYELYEKQMKAARKTGSKAAQDKVKGQAMSKAHKEVAKGKGKGKNVATDDDNVKPADLPQKWLDYKVEFHFPEPTLLTPPLLQLIEVGFSYPNRPDFKLSDVDVGIDMGTRVAIVGPNGAGKSTLLNLLAGDLTPAEGEARRSQKLRIGRYSQHFVDLLTMEENAVQYLLRLHPDQEGMSKAEAVRAKLGKFGLPGHNHLTPIVKLSGGQKARVVFTSISMSHPHILLLDEPTNHLDMQSIDALADALDEFTGGVVLVSHDSRLISRVCADEQKSQIWVVEDGTVSKYDGSFEDYKDELMAEIKKEVEE; encoded by the coding sequence atgagtcGCAAGAACGCCTCCTCCGCCGTCGGCAAGAAGGAGAAGCCCCCCTCCGTGTCCGCCATGCTCGCCTCGATGGACAAGCCGGCGCCCAACGCCAGGCCCGCGCCCAAACCCAAGTCCTCCAAGCCCTCCAAGGCGCCGCCCGCGTCCTCCTCCTACATGGGCGACATCGACCTGCCCCCgtccgacgaggaggaggacgaggccgaCATCGCCGCCGTCACCgccaaggccaaggccaaggccaAGCCGGCCCGCGCCACCGTCGACCTCAACGCCCTCGCGCCCTCCGACAAGGacgcgaagaagaaggacaagcgcGAGATGATGGCCGCAGTGGCCGCCGAGGCCGCCAAGCGGGAGGCGCTCCGCGATGACCGCGACGCCTTCTCCGTCGTCATCGGCGCCCGCGTCCCCGGATCCGCCGCCGACGGCGACGCCGCCGTCGACGGGAACATCAAGGACATCGTGCTCGACAACTTCTCCGTCTCCGCGCGCGGGAAGGAGCTGCTCAAGGGCGCCTCGCTCCGGATCTCGCACGGCCGCCGCTACGGTCTCGTGGGGCCCAACGGCATGGGCAAATCTACCCTCCTGAAGCTGCTCTCCTGGCGGCAGGTGCCCGTCCCCAAGAACATTGATGTGCTGCTTGTGGAGCAGGAGATTGTTGGTGACGACCGTTCGGCAACCGATGCCGTGGTGGCGGCGAACGAAGAGCTCACGGCGCTCCGGGCCGAGCAGGCTAAGCTTGAGGCCTCCAACGACCCCGACGACAGCGAGAAGCTCGCAGAGGTGTACGAGAAGCTCAATCTATGTGACTCGGATGCCGCCCGTGCGCGTGCCTCCAAAATCCTCGCCGGGCTGGGGTTTGATCAGGCGATGCAAGCAAGGTCAACAAAGTCATTCAGCGGTGGCTGGAGGATGCGCATCTCGCTTGCCCGTGCGCTCTTCATGCAGCCAACGTTGCTGCTCCTTGATGAGCCTACTAACCATCTTGACCTCCGAGCTGTGCTTTGGTTGGAGCAATACCTGTGCTCGCAGTGGAAGAAGACCCTTATTGTAGTTTCCCATGACCGGGACTTCTTGAACACAGTGTGCAATGATATCATACATCTGCATGATAAGAGTCTGCATGTTTACCGTGGCAattttgatgactttgagagTGGGTATGAGCAGAAGAGGAAGGAGATGAACAAGAAGTATGAGCTGTATGAAAAGCAGATGAAAGCAGCAAGGAAGACTGGGAGCAAGGCTGCACAAGATAAGGTTAAAGGCCAGGCGATGTCAAAGGCCCATAAAGAAGTTGCCAAggggaagggcaagggaaagaatgtGGCGACGGATGATGATAATGTGAAGCCAGCGGATCTGCCACAGAAGTGGCTTGACTACAAAGTCGAGTTCCACTTTCCAGAGCCTACTTTGCTCACACCACCACTCCTTCAGCTCATTGAAGTGGGTTTCAGCTACCCCAACCGGCCGGACTTCAAGTTATCGGACGTTGATGTTGGCATTGACATGGGAACACGTGTTGCCATTGTTGGCCCCAATGGGGCAGGAAAGTCCACTCTTCTAAATTTACTTGCTGGTGATCTTACCCCAGCTGAAGGAGAGGCAAGAAGGAGCCAGAAGCTCAGGATTGGACGTTACTCACAGCATTTTGTTGACTTGTTGACAATGGAGGAAAATGCGGTTCAGTATCTGCTCAGGCTCCACCCAGACCAGGAGGGAATGAGCAAAGCGGAGGCTGTCCGTGCCAAGCTTGGAAAATTTGGTTTGCCAGGTCACAACCATCTTACTCCCATTGTTAAGTTATCTGGTGGTCAGAAGGCCCGTGTTGTGTTCACTTCGATATCAATGTCGCATCCTCACATTCTCCTACTGGACGAGCCTACAAATCACTTGGACATGCAAAGTATTGATGCTTTGGCAGATGCTCTGGATGAGTTCACTGGAGGTGTGGTCTTGGTTAGCCATGACTCGCGGTTGATATCTCGAGTTTGTGCTGATGAGCAGAAGAGCCAGATATGGGTTGTGGAGGATGGCACAGTGAGTAAATATGATGGCTCATTTGAGGATTACAAGGACGAACTAATGGCAGAAATAAAGAAGGAAGTCGAAGAGTAA